The following are encoded together in the Theileria orientalis strain Shintoku DNA, chromosome 1, complete genome genome:
- a CDS encoding uncharacterized protein (ribosomal protein L33 family protein), whose translation MIFTSRILFQNKSKRLPVRLNSCVQSGYFYLTRISPLKSKFRMALRKYDPRVDRHVVFYQTTNAGSGSRRTPPSEHSAKYARLTGKAKNIRPLIARIQRAYEYGRYNAFDRAYQRLVDSKGKVTPRMN comes from the exons atgatattcaCTAGTAGAATCCTGTTCCAAAACAAAAGCAAGCGTCTTCCTGTGCGTCTTAATAGCTGTGTTCAGTCTGGGTATTTCTATTTGACCAGAATATCCCCTCTAAAGTCCAAGTTCAGAATGGCTTTACGTAAGTACGACCCTAGGGTGGACCGTCACGT AGTATTCTATCAAACAACGAACGCTGGCTCCGGATCTCGAAgaactcctccttcagAGCATTCTGCTAAATACGCTCGATTAACGGGGAAGGCCAAGAACATTAGGCCTTTGATCGCAAGAATACAAAGAGCATACGAATACGGAAGATACAATGCGTTCGACAGGGCGTATCAGAGACTTGTGGACTCCAAGGGGAAGGTAACTCCCAGAATGAACTAG
- a CDS encoding uncharacterized protein (Sad1/UNC-like, C-terminal domain containing protein), translating into MAEISKGIPLKKDCKIIGYRKQKYKFEYLLRAVFFVLLVFVFVRKILLFDPPELKVKSQSSRESANIIRGKPYNENLYSLSYDFATEESGAKIIAHSKSLENISNILRYDNNIYMLAPCQTTDWFILSFQESILIQQISFLSYEFYASSYKNLRISVSNVYPTSKFVTLAEIETEPLTNEIFDLAFLCDSDKNDCWCKYVKVELLDYHKEEDNYYCAITKMKVYGITAVEYLESEIGEDKSMYQSEEGPGASAAGVQGASGSCGSTSYSSKNMGAGGDSAGVCGSERVKVMRMFDKAKLDASPTFLYDIKNTIMSSFYKFLMSMALRRDEYNKKLLHRLIKIGKSKKYCGTNLLFQFNCNRFITYLLLEKYSAYYSTILEYVRLPRKHTWFERVVFDFIKSKKSLIYSIINDVGIKEVPVLVCIDTFGVVSTYKCYFYFNLKSFSTLLFTEYTKGVKFNKIGGHEDETWVEVGNGSVGNECEGEDTMCSTSTDDYDGDREVAAINGVKEDEQMDRLDELGVISDRNDNDSNNKNEEDYIEVIDSKEVLSQTTKGDTVATKSNVEVEEQINTEDKLDDIQEELGEKEDKLEKLKEESKRQTLGEGEEQGSSIDKDSKKASEDKKETELTSDSQGSQVRQNSGNQNQKQGEHETHENNSTNAKQGTNGEKSDHVNLDQKHKNSSNSKKGRSSCSKLNKSSKVYKRVKGGDRFYFYYADGRSLVKNVIKKYKSLTQDVKLVERCDYRIADEYISSITVVGKLMYINLSPDSTSSYPVNLDRNSEKVEEKLVKMNRNMYRIDFLNNLTKYFDERCYANEMQSGLPKGVHTHLHPGLHSDLDSVLHNDELNGGLRPDLHVGFHGGLNTRLRKEIDSDLHKKDQKVHKHVLLKLSERIKSLEYLTNKLSNKIYEVERLLNIAINQQIYRDNESKPKNNMTSEFHEALRKLNINRYKVITRRKFNGQKMFGGRKKYYQRIRSYSEYEVGYLYMDSEEAMNSGNMCRLSLCVPNDSKCRRTRLLSNLSKYHATLNRRKLIGCIIRYNCKCLKHTQQMYSAPGEEEWLYTNDASLLNEYLALWRRVACALRQSVARYINAYSVFAMLILTQIFWILKFNEHNKQIKKLMLLTRSEAERRCYRALGGCDGLKYMRLKAGPRGQTRVLQLVTCYSMVESTKPEGMTPECDEGTAPWNAIATSSRELACLN; encoded by the exons atGGCGGAAATTTCAAAGGGAATTCCTTTGAAAAAggattgtaaaataataggcTATAGGAAACAAAAGTATAAATTCGAATATCTGCTGAGAGCAGTATTCtttgtattattagtgtttgtatttgtacgtaaaatattattatttgacCCTCCAGAGCTAAAAGTTAAATCGCAATCAAGCAGAGAGTCAGCAAACATAATTAGAGGAAAACCATATAACGAGAACCTGTATTCGCTGAGCTACGACTTCGCAACGGAGGAATCCGGAGCGAAAATAATAGCACATTCCAAATCGCTAGAGAACATATCGAACATACTGCGGTATGACaacaacatatatatgCTGGCCCCGTGCCAGACAACAGACTGGTTCATACTATCCTTCCAGGAAAGCATACTAATACAGCAGATATCGTTTCTGTCGTACGAATTTTACGCATCGTCATACAA GAACTTACGAATATCAGTATCGAATGTGTACCCAACGAGTAAGTTTGTAACATTGGCAGAGATCGAGACTGAGCCGCTGACGAATGAAATATTCGACCTCGCATTCCTGTGCGACAGCGATAAGAACGACTGCTGGTGCAAGTACGTGAAGGTGGAGTTGCTGGACTACcacaaggaggaggacaacTACTACTGCGCAAtcacgaagatgaaggtgTACGGAATCACCGCAGTCGAGTACCTGGAAAGTGAAATAGGAGAAGATAAGTCGATGTATCAGTCGGAGGAGGGGCCAGGGGCAAGTGCGGCAGGCGTACAAGGAGCAAGCGGTAGCTGTGGGAGCACCAGCTACTCAAGTAAGAACATGGGCGCCGGGGGTGACAGTGCAGGAGTGTGCGGAAGTGAAAGAGTGAAGGTGATGAGGATGTTCGACAAGGCGAAGCTGGACGCAAGTCCAACCTTCCTGTACgatataaaaaacacaatCATGAGCTCGTTCTACAAGTTCCTGATGTCAATGGCGCTGAGAAGAGACGAGTACAACAAAAAGCTGCTCCACAGGCTGATTAAGATAGGGAAGAGTAAGAAGTACTGCGGAACTAACCTGCTGTTCCAGTTCAACTGCAACAGGTTCATAACGtacctgctgctggagaagtACTCAGCCTACTACTCGACCATTTTGGAGTACGTGAGGCTGCCGAGGAAACACACGTGGTTCGAGAGAGTCGTCTTCGACTTCATCAAGAGCAAAAAGAGCCTTATCTACAGCATCATCAACGACGTGGGAATAAAGGAAGTGCCAGTGCTGGTGTGCATAGACACGTTTGGAGTAGTCTCGACATACAAATGCTACTTCTACTTCAACCTCAAGTCGTTCTCGACACTGCTGTTCACAGAGTACACGAAGGGCGTTAAGTTCAACAAAATTGGTGGCCATGAAGATGAGACGTGGGTGGAAGTAGGTAACGGAAGCGTCGGTAATGAGTGTGAAGGTGAGGATACAATGTGTAGTACGAGCACAGATGACTACGACGGTGACAGGGAAGTAGCTGCCATAAATGGTGTTAAAGAGGATGAACAAATGGATAGATTAGATGAATTGGGAGTTATAAGTGACAGAAATGATAAtgatagtaataataaGAACGAAGAAGATTATATAGAGGTTATTGACAGTAAAGAAGTGTTAAGTCAGACTACTAAAGGTGATACGGTTGCGACCAAAAGTAATgtggaagtggaagaacaaataaacacgGAAGATAAATTAGATGATATACAAGAGGAATTAGgagaaaaagaagataaattGGAGAAGTTAAAGGAGGAAAGTAAACGACAAACATTaggtgaaggagaagaacaaGGTAGTAGTATAGATAAAGATAGTAAAAAAGCAAGTGAAGATAAAAAGGAAACAGAATTAACCTCAGATAGTCAGGGAAGTCAAGTAAGACAGAACAGTGGAAATCAGAATCAGAAACAAGGAGAACACGAAACCCATGAAAACAACAGTACAAATGCCAAACAAGGCACAAATGGTGAAAAAAGTGACCATGTAAACTTAGATCAGAAACATAAgaatagtagtaacagtaaaaaAGGTAGAAGTAGCTGTAGTAAGCTCAATAAGAGTAGTAAGGTGTATAAAAGAGTTAAGGGAGGAGATAGGTTCTATTTCTACTACGCAGATGGGAGATCGttggtaaaaaatgtaataaaaaagtataaaaGCCTAACGCAAGACGTAAAATTAGTGGAAAGATGCGACTATAGAATCGCAGACGAGTACATATCCTCAATAACAGTGGTAGGGAAGCTGATGTACATCAACCTATCGCCGGACTCAACGTCGTCGTACCCAGTTAACCTGGACAGAAATAGCGAAAAGGTGGAGGAAAAACTAGTGAAGATGAACAGGAACATGTACAGAATCGACTTTTTAAACAACCTAACGAAGTACTTCGACGAAAGATGCTACGCCAATGAGATGCAGAGCGGGCTTCCCAAGGGCGTGCACACGCACCTGCACCCAGGGCTGCACAGCGACCTGGACTCAGTGCTCCACAACGATGAGCTTAACGGAGGACTGCGCCCAGACCTGCACGTTGGCTTCCACGGAGGGCTTAACACGAGGCTGCGCAAGGAGATCGACAGCGACCTGCACAAGAAGGACCAGAAGGTGCACAAGCACGTCCTGCTTAAGTTGTCGGAGAGGATCAAGTCGctggagtacctgacgaACAAGCTCTCGAACAAGATCTACGAAGTGGAGAGGCTTCTGAACATAGCGATAAACCAGCAAATATACAGAGACAATGAG AGTAAGCCGAAGAACAATATGACAAGTGAATTTCATGAAGCACTGAGAAAACTGAACATAAACAGATATAAAGTAATCACACGGAGGAAGTTCAATGGCCAGAAGATGTTTGGTGGAAGGAAGAAGTACTACCAGAGAATACGGAGTTACTCGGAGTACGAGGTGGGATACCTGTACATGGACAGCGAGGAGGCGATGAATTCAGGAAACATGTGCAGACTGAGTCTGTGTGTGCCAAACGATAGCAAGTGCAGGAGGACGAGGCTCCTGAGCAACCTGAGCAAGTACCACGCGACGCTGAATAGGCGCAAGCTGATAGGCTGCATCATCAGGTACAACTGCAAGTGCCTGAAGCACACACAGCAGATGTACAGCGCGCCCGGAGAGGAGGAGTGGCTGTACACTAACGACGCGAGTCTGCTGAACGAGTACCTGGCGCTGTGGAGGAGAGTGGCGTGCGCCCTTCGGCAGAGCGTGGCGAGGTACATCAACGCGTACTCGGTCTTCGCAATGCTGATTCTGACGCAAATATTCTGGATACTCAAGTTCAATGAGCACAATAAGCAGataaagaagctgatgctgctgacgaggtc TGAGGCCGAAAGGCGATGCTACCGTGCTCTCGGTGGTTGCGATGGACTAAAATACATGAGGCTTAAAGCCGGGCCGAGAGGCCAAACGAGAGTGTTGCAGTTAGTAACTTGTTACAGTATGGTAGAGAGCACAAAGCCTGAGGGTATGACACCAGAATGCGATGAGGGCACAGCACCCTGGAATGCGATAGCGACAAGCTCGCGAGAACTGGCTTGTCTTAACTAA